A genomic region of Runella rosea contains the following coding sequences:
- a CDS encoding ornithine cyclodeaminase family protein, whose protein sequence is MHTFRYFSRQAVEEGVTMPEAIELMKEAFRSLSVGEAVVPLRVNLPQPAQNAQTLFMPVYLPSAEVLGLKMVTIFRDNPAQNLPLIHGLMLVMDGTNGQPLALLDAEYLTALRTGAAAGLATDLLARKDATVLAVFGTGAQARTQVEGVAAVRELQKVLVFGRNPENTEDFCIAVRAKTGLKMEGAYAPEQLLEADIICAATTSNVPVFEHRYLKKGVHINGVGSYRPDAREISGQTMQAATIVVDQRTAAAAEAGDIVLPMNEGLLEDAANFVELGEIILGAKPGRISEDEITVFKSVGNAVQDLAVASYLVGKAQKESLGIVLM, encoded by the coding sequence TTGCATACATTTCGCTATTTTTCCCGTCAGGCCGTCGAAGAAGGAGTTACCATGCCTGAGGCCATCGAATTGATGAAAGAAGCTTTTCGCAGCCTATCGGTGGGGGAGGCGGTGGTGCCGTTGCGAGTAAACCTGCCGCAGCCTGCACAAAACGCCCAAACGCTCTTTATGCCCGTGTATCTACCATCAGCCGAGGTTTTAGGTCTGAAAATGGTCACGATTTTTAGGGATAATCCAGCGCAAAATCTCCCCTTGATTCACGGGCTGATGCTCGTAATGGATGGCACCAACGGGCAGCCGCTGGCGCTATTGGATGCAGAATACCTGACCGCTCTACGAACGGGGGCGGCGGCTGGCTTGGCGACGGATTTATTGGCCCGTAAAGACGCGACTGTGTTAGCGGTTTTTGGCACAGGAGCGCAGGCACGTACGCAGGTCGAGGGAGTTGCTGCCGTACGGGAGTTGCAAAAAGTACTGGTTTTTGGGCGAAATCCAGAGAATACAGAAGATTTTTGTATAGCAGTGCGGGCAAAAACGGGGCTGAAAATGGAAGGAGCATACGCCCCTGAGCAGTTGTTGGAGGCGGATATAATTTGCGCCGCCACCACGTCCAATGTGCCTGTTTTTGAACATCGCTACCTTAAAAAAGGTGTACACATCAATGGCGTGGGTTCGTACCGCCCCGATGCCCGGGAAATTTCTGGGCAGACCATGCAGGCCGCGACTATAGTGGTAGACCAACGAACGGCGGCCGCTGCCGAGGCGGGCGATATTGTCTTGCCTATGAATGAGGGATTGCTCGAAGATGCCGCCAATTTTGTTGAGCTAGGTGAGATTATTTTGGGAGCAAAACCGGGACGCATTTCGGAGGATGAAATCACGGTTTTTAAGTCCGTAGGCAATGCTGTGCAGGATTTGGCTGTGGCGAGTTACTTAGTTGGGAAAGCCCAAAAAGAAAGTTTAGGTATAGTTTTGATGTGA
- a CDS encoding purple acid phosphatase family protein — protein sequence MNYWVLLCTSSTVCCAQSIITRGPYLNNSDTKATIRWRTDSPTNSVVTIGAATYTNSLQTTEHIVKITGLTPNSHYSYRIGSTSYTFPVDTNYHFHTAPVSGSYVRPVTVIGIGDFGVSTTAQNDVENVLPQQADVWQWYGDNAYPIGSAAEYEAHAFGPHYRNHYPKLNLLPSLGNHDAVSSSPTTQTGPYFEYFSLPSSGEYGGVASNTAAYYSYNYGHVHFIVLESTEAPFRSATGAMANWLRQDLQADKSLWRVVYFHHPPFSKGSHNSDLEIDMVEMRQNIVPILEQYGVDLVLTGHCHGYERSHFMHGFYGTSSQFNDSYRLSSGTGFPEPYQKTNKGAVYAVVGTGGVALKGSGIHNAMATSVFNKYGFAKMTFTRDSLWFQFIGTDKQVVDQFIIRKVQPCPDQLVFSSPPHLGTQSFEAHLTITSTNQTAKGSAISYSAGKSVELKPGFSTSSGSIFQATVGGCNPP from the coding sequence ATGAATTATTGGGTACTTCTATGCACATCTTCTACGGTTTGCTGCGCCCAGTCCATTATCACGCGGGGGCCTTATTTAAATAACTCTGATACCAAAGCGACTATTCGCTGGCGGACAGACAGTCCCACAAATTCGGTCGTGACCATTGGCGCTGCCACCTATACCAATTCGCTCCAAACCACTGAGCATATTGTGAAAATAACGGGTTTGACGCCCAACTCCCATTATTCATACCGTATTGGAAGTACAAGTTATACCTTTCCAGTCGACACAAATTATCATTTTCATACCGCCCCGGTTTCGGGTAGCTATGTACGTCCTGTAACGGTGATTGGGATTGGGGATTTCGGGGTAAGTACAACGGCGCAAAACGATGTGGAAAATGTTTTGCCACAGCAGGCGGATGTTTGGCAATGGTATGGCGACAATGCGTATCCTATCGGCTCAGCGGCTGAGTATGAGGCCCATGCCTTTGGCCCTCATTATCGAAATCATTATCCTAAACTCAATCTTTTGCCGAGTTTGGGAAACCATGATGCCGTCAGTTCTTCTCCCACTACCCAAACTGGGCCTTATTTTGAGTATTTTAGTCTTCCGTCATCGGGAGAATATGGGGGTGTAGCCTCCAATACTGCCGCCTATTATTCATACAATTATGGGCACGTTCACTTCATTGTTTTAGAATCAACAGAGGCTCCTTTTCGCAGTGCTACTGGTGCAATGGCCAATTGGCTTCGGCAAGATTTGCAGGCGGATAAAAGCCTTTGGAGGGTTGTCTATTTTCACCATCCCCCCTTTTCAAAAGGCTCACACAACAGTGACCTCGAAATAGACATGGTGGAGATGAGGCAAAATATAGTTCCTATTTTGGAACAATACGGGGTGGATTTAGTATTGACAGGCCATTGCCACGGGTACGAACGAAGTCATTTTATGCACGGTTTTTATGGTACTTCGTCACAATTCAACGATTCGTATCGCTTGTCTTCGGGGACGGGGTTTCCCGAACCCTATCAAAAAACGAACAAAGGGGCGGTTTATGCCGTAGTGGGGACGGGAGGAGTTGCTTTGAAAGGCTCTGGGATTCATAACGCAATGGCGACTTCTGTTTTCAATAAATATGGCTTTGCTAAAATGACCTTCACACGTGACAGTCTTTGGTTTCAGTTTATAGGAACTGATAAACAGGTAGTTGATCAGTTTATTATTCGAAAGGTGCAACCCTGTCCTGACCAACTTGTTTTTAGTTCTCCACCTCACCTCGGAACCCAATCATTTGAGGCACACCTGACCATTACCTCTACTAATCAGACGGCAAAAGGAAGTGCAATTTCGTATTCAGCAGGTAAATCGGTAGAGCTTAAACCAGGGTTTTCGACGTCTTCGGGAAGCATTTTTCAAGCCACTGTCGGAGGGTGTAATCCCCCTTGA
- the hisG gene encoding ATP phosphoribosyltransferase, with amino-acid sequence MLRIAIQKSGRLSDDSIKLFKECGIQFDSSSSGKLKSISANFPAEFLFLRDDDIPGYVEDGVADLGIVGENVYTETGRQVTVVHKLGFSKCRLSLAIPRGTQWNGVEDLQGRGVATSYPRILGNYLKENGVEADIHEISGSVEIAPSIGLADAVCDIVSSGSTLLSNGLKEVEVIYRSEAILIAAPNLSDEKALLLDKIMFRIKAVQAAQNHKYILLNCPADAVDKIMQYIPGMKAPTVLPLVTEGWVSLHSVINENDFWTNIEKIREAGAEGILVIPIEKMIR; translated from the coding sequence ATGTTACGCATTGCCATTCAAAAGTCCGGACGTCTCAGCGACGATTCCATCAAATTATTCAAAGAATGCGGTATTCAGTTCGATAGCAGTTCTTCTGGAAAGTTAAAGTCTATTTCTGCCAATTTTCCCGCCGAATTTTTATTCCTGCGCGACGATGATATTCCTGGTTACGTCGAAGACGGCGTGGCCGATTTGGGCATCGTTGGCGAAAATGTATATACTGAAACGGGCCGTCAGGTGACCGTAGTACATAAATTAGGATTCTCGAAGTGCCGTTTGTCGTTGGCTATCCCGCGCGGCACGCAATGGAACGGCGTTGAAGACCTTCAAGGGCGCGGCGTCGCTACGTCGTATCCGCGTATTTTGGGTAATTACCTAAAAGAAAATGGCGTAGAAGCCGACATTCATGAAATCAGCGGTTCGGTTGAAATTGCGCCAAGTATTGGTCTTGCCGATGCCGTGTGCGACATCGTGAGTTCGGGAAGCACGCTTTTGAGCAACGGCCTCAAAGAAGTAGAGGTCATTTATCGTTCGGAAGCGATTTTGATTGCAGCCCCCAATCTGAGCGACGAAAAAGCCCTGTTGCTTGACAAAATCATGTTTAGAATTAAGGCGGTACAAGCGGCGCAAAATCACAAATACATTTTGCTGAATTGCCCCGCCGATGCCGTCGACAAAATCATGCAATACATACCAGGCATGAAAGCACCGACCGTATTGCCGTTGGTGACCGAAGGATGGGTGTCGCTTCATTCGGTTATTAATGAAAATGATTTTTGGACCAACATCGAAAAAATACGTGAAGCAGGTGCCGAAGGGATTTTAGTCATTCCCATTGAAAAAATGATTCGATAA
- a CDS encoding proline racemase family protein — MTPFYQRIRALNAWKPPQDWLQLTAIDAHTGGEPLRIITDGLPQIRGNTILERRAYLKTNLDHLRKALMWEPRGHADMYGCIITEPVTEEADFGVIFLHNEGYSSMCGHGIIAVTKVAVELGLIEAKQPVTTVRIDAPAGLITACANVKNGQITSVRFQNVPSFVLYRDQRLTIEGLGEVSFDVVYGGAFYAYVDADALGIGMTIGDYRLLIEKGMVIKKAVMDSLPIVHPFEEDLSFLYGTIFYGKGHTEGVDSRNVCIFADGEVDRSPTGTGVSGRVALQHARGELAMNQPMVIESIVGSRFTASIQSITTFGPHAAVIPEVEGTAHICGKNTFLIDPKDELGKGFFLR, encoded by the coding sequence ATGACTCCTTTTTATCAACGCATCCGGGCTCTTAATGCCTGGAAACCGCCCCAAGATTGGCTTCAATTGACCGCCATCGACGCCCATACTGGCGGGGAACCGTTGCGAATTATCACGGATGGATTACCCCAAATCAGGGGGAATACAATTCTGGAACGACGGGCTTATTTAAAAACAAACCTTGACCATTTGCGCAAAGCTTTAATGTGGGAACCGCGCGGCCATGCGGATATGTACGGGTGCATCATTACCGAACCAGTAACCGAAGAGGCTGATTTTGGGGTGATTTTTTTGCACAATGAAGGCTACAGTTCCATGTGTGGGCACGGCATTATTGCAGTGACCAAGGTGGCGGTTGAATTAGGATTGATTGAGGCAAAACAACCCGTCACAACGGTCAGAATTGATGCGCCAGCGGGCTTGATTACGGCCTGTGCCAACGTGAAAAATGGACAGATAACGTCGGTGAGGTTTCAGAATGTACCTTCTTTTGTCTTGTACCGCGACCAGCGTTTGACGATAGAAGGCTTGGGCGAAGTGTCATTTGATGTAGTCTATGGAGGTGCTTTTTATGCGTATGTAGACGCAGACGCACTGGGCATAGGCATGACGATTGGAGATTATCGTTTGTTGATTGAAAAAGGAATGGTCATCAAAAAGGCCGTGATGGATTCACTGCCAATTGTTCATCCTTTTGAAGAAGATTTAAGCTTTTTATACGGGACCATTTTCTACGGGAAAGGCCATACCGAAGGCGTTGACAGCCGAAACGTCTGCATTTTTGCCGATGGTGAAGTAGACCGCAGTCCTACGGGAACGGGGGTGAGCGGGCGCGTGGCGTTGCAACACGCGCGCGGTGAGCTGGCCATGAACCAACCGATGGTGATTGAGAGCATTGTAGGGAGTCGCTTTACGGCTTCTATTCAATCCATCACGACCTTTGGCCCACACGCGGCAGTCATCCCTGAAGTGGAAGGGACCGCTCATATTTGCGGTAAAAACACCTTTTTGATTGACCCAAAAGATGAATTGGGAAAAGGGTTCTTTTTACGGTAA
- a CDS encoding NAD(P)/FAD-dependent oxidoreductase, with product MNSVTIIGGGVSGLFSAYYLQKAGHSVTIIEQGAFLDGCSFGNAGMIVPSHIVPLAQPGMISKGLRWMLKSTSPFYVKPRLSWDLMKWGLLFYKYSTEQHVQRSIPILRDISLLSKKLFQDLAASGEVDFGWHERGLLMLYKNADTEHEMAEEAHLANQAGIVAEMLNGAQVQALEPEVRVDVRGAVYYPGDAHITPNLLIKNLLVFLKKQGVQVLENEEVLGFEKKGTKITAVQTANGSHKTEELIIAAGAWSPVLTEKLGISLPLQGGKGYSFMLKNVKNNIHVPAIMLEARATATPMGGDLRFAGTLEVAGTDMTVNMNRVRGIVQGIKNYYPELEVQLPEVDKVWRGLRPCSPDGLPYIGRVKGLDNVTLATGHGMMGVSLGPATGKLVAEIVTGKAESMDVHAFNPLRFS from the coding sequence ATGAATTCAGTAACGATTATCGGGGGAGGGGTAAGCGGCCTTTTTTCGGCCTATTATCTTCAAAAAGCCGGCCATTCGGTCACCATCATTGAGCAGGGGGCATTTTTGGACGGTTGCTCTTTTGGCAATGCAGGCATGATTGTCCCGAGTCATATTGTGCCGCTGGCCCAGCCGGGCATGATTTCAAAAGGATTGCGCTGGATGCTTAAATCCACCAGTCCGTTTTATGTAAAGCCACGGTTGAGTTGGGATTTGATGAAATGGGGATTGTTGTTTTATAAATATTCCACCGAACAACACGTCCAACGTTCCATTCCTATTTTGCGGGATATAAGTTTGCTTTCCAAAAAACTCTTTCAAGACTTAGCCGCTTCTGGCGAAGTAGATTTTGGATGGCACGAGCGTGGATTGTTGATGCTGTACAAAAACGCCGATACCGAGCATGAAATGGCCGAAGAAGCGCACTTGGCCAATCAGGCGGGAATTGTGGCTGAGATGCTAAACGGCGCTCAAGTGCAGGCGCTTGAGCCTGAAGTACGGGTAGATGTGCGCGGTGCAGTCTACTACCCAGGTGATGCTCACATAACGCCCAATTTGCTTATTAAGAACTTATTAGTCTTTCTTAAAAAACAGGGAGTGCAGGTTTTGGAAAACGAAGAGGTGCTTGGTTTTGAGAAAAAAGGAACAAAAATAACGGCGGTTCAAACGGCCAATGGAAGCCATAAAACCGAAGAACTAATCATTGCGGCGGGTGCTTGGTCGCCCGTATTGACGGAGAAGCTGGGTATTTCGTTGCCTTTACAGGGAGGGAAAGGATACAGTTTTATGCTCAAAAATGTAAAAAATAATATCCACGTACCCGCCATTATGCTTGAAGCGCGCGCCACGGCGACTCCTATGGGCGGCGACTTACGTTTTGCAGGTACCTTGGAAGTTGCGGGAACGGATATGACGGTCAATATGAACCGCGTACGGGGAATTGTGCAGGGAATTAAGAATTATTATCCCGAACTGGAAGTACAACTACCCGAAGTAGACAAGGTATGGCGCGGCTTGCGGCCCTGTTCGCCCGATGGGCTGCCTTACATCGGACGAGTAAAAGGACTGGATAATGTCACGCTCGCCACGGGTCATGGGATGATGGGCGTGAGTTTGGGTCCTGCTACAGGAAAGTTAGTCGCAGAAATTGTGACGGGCAAGGCTGAATCTATGGATGTTCATGCTTTCAACCCTTTGCGTTTTAGCTAA
- the hisD gene encoding histidinol dehydrogenase, whose product MQIIPYPDRSEWPALLARPTQSMANIEKAVAPILEQVQKEGDAALRALALKFDKIDLTEIAMPPATLAAAEASLTEELKAAIRQAYANIRKFHETQYQPVQKIETMSGVTCWRRSVGIEKVGLYIPGGSAPLFSTVLMLGVPAQLAGCKEIVLCTPSDHPAILYAAQLVGVTKIFRIGGAQAIAAMAYGTESVPKVYKIFGPGNQYVTAAKMLLAKEGVAIDMPAGPSEVAVYADGSAVPAFVAADLLSQAEHGADSQVLLVSTDKKFLASVNLTLSTQLEALPRKELARKAIENSKAILVEDEAEAIDLLNEYAAEHLILSVSNAEEISERIINAGSIFLGNYTPESCGDYASGTNHTLPTNGHARAYSGVSLDSFVKKITVQHITPEGLKALGPTVEAMAEAESLQAHKRAVSLRLSSLK is encoded by the coding sequence ATGCAAATTATCCCTTATCCCGACCGCAGTGAGTGGCCTGCGCTTTTAGCTCGACCGACGCAAAGCATGGCCAATATCGAAAAAGCCGTAGCGCCGATTCTTGAACAGGTTCAGAAAGAAGGCGATGCCGCATTGCGCGCTTTGGCCCTCAAATTTGATAAAATTGACCTTACGGAGATTGCCATGCCGCCAGCAACATTGGCAGCAGCGGAGGCAAGTCTTACCGAAGAACTCAAAGCCGCCATTCGACAGGCGTATGCTAATATTCGAAAATTTCACGAAACGCAGTACCAGCCCGTTCAGAAAATTGAAACCATGTCGGGCGTTACTTGCTGGCGGCGCAGCGTGGGTATCGAGAAAGTGGGCTTATACATTCCTGGAGGCTCGGCTCCGCTGTTTAGTACTGTGCTGATGCTCGGCGTGCCTGCACAACTGGCTGGTTGTAAGGAGATTGTTCTCTGCACTCCCAGCGACCACCCGGCTATTTTGTACGCGGCGCAGTTGGTGGGTGTGACCAAAATTTTCAGAATAGGCGGAGCGCAGGCCATCGCCGCAATGGCCTACGGAACGGAATCAGTCCCTAAAGTTTATAAGATTTTTGGGCCAGGAAACCAATACGTAACGGCCGCTAAAATGCTGCTGGCTAAAGAAGGCGTGGCCATTGACATGCCAGCGGGCCCTTCCGAAGTGGCAGTGTACGCCGATGGGTCGGCGGTTCCGGCGTTTGTGGCGGCCGATTTATTGTCACAGGCAGAGCACGGTGCAGACAGCCAAGTGTTGTTGGTATCGACGGATAAAAAATTCTTAGCGTCGGTTAATCTTACGCTTTCTACGCAGTTGGAAGCGTTGCCTCGGAAGGAGTTGGCGCGAAAAGCGATTGAAAACAGCAAGGCAATTTTGGTCGAAGATGAAGCCGAAGCCATTGATTTGCTGAATGAATACGCCGCCGAACACTTGATTTTGAGCGTAAGCAATGCCGAGGAAATCTCCGAAAGAATCATCAATGCGGGTTCTATTTTCTTAGGCAATTATACCCCCGAATCCTGCGGAGACTACGCATCGGGCACAAATCACACCCTGCCAACTAACGGCCACGCCCGGGCGTACAGCGGGGTATCGTTGGATAGTTTCGTGAAAAAAATCACCGTTCAGCACATCACTCCCGAAGGCCTCAAGGCCCTCGGACCGACCGTTGAAGCCATGGCCGAAGCCGAATCGCTCCAGGCCCACAAGCGTGCCGTGAGTCTTCGATTGAGCAGTTTGAAATAA
- the hisC gene encoding histidinol-phosphate transaminase has protein sequence MTFDLTKILRPHILNLVPYSSARDEYTGKEGIFLDANENPYQSVNGQHWNRYPDPYQWAIKEKLAPIKGVRPTQIFLGNGSDEPIDLLVRATCTPREDNMLLMPPTYGMYQVSADINDVPVIKVPLTSDFQIDTPRVLAELTPKTKIVWICSPNNPSGNLVQREAILEILNNFQGLVVVDEAYIDFASEPSFTQELDNYPNLIVLQTFSKAWGLASLRLGMCFASEEIIKVLNKIKPPYNLSGATQQLLLEALDYVETKNQLVNDILAEREHLRTNLAALPLVKRIYPSDSNFLLVEFDDASAVMQYLIDQKIIVRDRSKVILCDGCLRITVGTAEENKTLLDTLKAFAIMA, from the coding sequence ATGACATTTGACTTAACAAAAATCCTCCGTCCGCATATCCTCAACTTGGTGCCGTACTCGTCGGCGCGGGATGAATATACGGGCAAAGAAGGTATCTTTTTGGATGCCAATGAAAATCCCTATCAGTCGGTAAACGGTCAGCACTGGAACCGCTATCCCGACCCCTACCAGTGGGCGATCAAAGAAAAATTGGCGCCTATCAAAGGCGTACGACCTACCCAAATCTTTCTGGGCAATGGCTCCGACGAACCCATTGACCTGCTGGTGCGGGCCACCTGCACGCCCCGTGAGGACAATATGTTGCTCATGCCGCCCACCTACGGGATGTATCAGGTAAGTGCCGACATCAACGACGTGCCAGTAATTAAGGTGCCGTTGACGTCTGATTTTCAGATTGATACCCCAAGAGTGTTGGCGGAATTGACCCCCAAAACTAAAATTGTGTGGATATGCTCGCCCAATAACCCTAGCGGAAATTTGGTACAGCGCGAAGCAATTTTAGAAATATTGAACAACTTTCAAGGATTGGTGGTCGTCGATGAAGCGTACATTGATTTTGCTAGTGAGCCATCGTTTACGCAGGAGTTGGATAATTATCCCAATCTGATTGTATTACAGACATTTTCTAAGGCGTGGGGGTTGGCTTCGCTGCGTTTGGGCATGTGTTTTGCCTCCGAAGAAATTATTAAGGTATTAAACAAAATCAAACCTCCTTACAACCTCAGCGGCGCTACGCAGCAGTTGTTACTTGAAGCGCTTGACTACGTCGAAACCAAAAACCAATTGGTAAATGATATTTTGGCGGAGCGGGAGCATTTGCGCACGAATTTGGCCGCCTTGCCGTTAGTTAAAAGGATATATCCCTCAGATTCCAACTTTTTACTCGTTGAATTTGACGATGCTTCGGCCGTGATGCAGTACTTGATTGACCAAAAAATCATCGTGCGCGACCGTTCAAAAGTGATTCTGTGTGATGGATGCCTACGGATTACGGTCGGAACGGCGGAGGAAAATAAAACGCTGTTAGACACGCTGAAAGCATTTGCTATCATGGCGTAA